The window ATTGCGACCAAGACCCTAAGGGAGGATAGAGTTTGAATTAAGAGAGTTGGAGCTTTAGAATAAGTGAAGAAACATGATATCAAGCATTACCTTCCCAAGATGAGCACCTTCAATAAGACCAGGCAAATCTGCCAAAGTTGCTTCAGAAGAATACATCCCTGGCCCTAAACTTGGGTCACCATCAAGGCGTCCAAGGTTTGGCATTAAGGTTGTGAAAGGATAATCAGCAATATCAGGTCTTGCAAGTGTAGTGGCGGCCAAAAGGGTTGATTTTCCAGCATTTGGAAGGCCCTGCAACAAAAGCAGGAAACATTAGGAGTCTAAAGACCATACTAGCACCTTATATAAGTAGTCTTACTCCGTTTCTTTCTCGTTGAACCATGTAACACCAAAATTATAatcaagaaaaaattaaaacctaacAAGGGATATTTGTTACATTTAGCCATTAACAACATCTACTGAAGGAGTCAGCAAGGTTTTCTCTTTGATtctattcaaaattaatttaatcaaaatATTTATTACTCGTTTTCTTGTGCATATAACTAAAAAGTTTTGAGATGTAACTTGCAAAAGTCTCTATTTAGATTTCCCTTCTCTCCAAAATTTGCTAACCAGTGTAAGGAACTGCTGAAGAAGCATTACCATAATACCAATAGTTAGGCATCAGCTAAACTGTGTCAAATTTTTTACAGTACAGCAAATCAAAACTGGAAACCAAATCCAATAAAGTACAATCTGGTCTGACAGATTTTGTGCTTAACATGGTGAGGTGGTGTTTCATTTTCGGAAAGCTAGGTACCAAGAATATCAGGTACCACCAGTTCCATTAACACCATGGCAATATGATAATTGAACTTCTAAGAGCAGAAGTTCAACCAGAAAAGCAACCCAATAgagaaaaatacttaaaaaatatagaGCATGGGAAATCAATACTTACAACCAACCCATCAGCTCAACTGTGTCAAATTTTTCAGTAAATCAAAACTGAAACTAAATCCGATAAAGTACAATCTGGTCTGACAGATTTTGTGCTCAACATGGTGAGATGGTGTTTCTTTTTCGGCAAGCAAGGTAACAAGAACATCAGGTACCACCAGTTCCATTAACACCACGGCGATATGATAATTGAATATGATAAATGAACTTCTAAGAGCAGAACTTTGACCAGAAAAAGCAACCCCATAGAGAGAGatactttaaaaaatatagagCATGGGAAATCAATACTTACAACCAAACCAACGTCAGCAACAACTCGTAAGATCAACTCCAAACTAACCTCCTCTCCTGGTTGACCAACAGCTAAAACCTGAAACAATTCAAAAATTACTTACAAGCTGTTTTAAACGAAACACATATGACTGATTATTTTCGTTATTggaaaatttgtatttttctaCTCCATAGAAAAGTATACACTACAGTATTAGCACAATTTTACCTTATCACTATCATCTCTCATCACATTTGTGGTCAAAGCCATCACCTTTTTCTTGCTACGCTCCGGCGTTTCTACCAAGCTAATCTGCCACAAAagtggaaaaaattaaaatgtgaacTGCAGATTAGCACTGACATAATCTGCTGCACAACAGCCTTGACAAGTTAGATGATACGAAATTTTGGGGCTATCACTCAATCTGTAAGAAGCAGGTTGTCTCACCCCTCCTTGTCCGCCCCTCGCTACAAGAATTTTGTCCCCTGGCCGTGCTAGATCAGCCAACAAGGTTCCTCGCTTACGCTTCACTACCGTACCTATAGCACAAATACATAAATTATAATAAGCATCCTACCACATTATCATCAGCGGTTACGCCATTGAGGGAAAAACTCCCAATTCATCACATCCACTGCAATAAATCATAACAAAAGAACACAAAACAATCTACAAACCCGGCGGCACAGGAATACGCAGAGCCGGAGCAGAAAGTCCATCGTGCAACTGGGATGTCAAGACccccattgcagccacatttccaccgcGTTTTGCATTGAACCGGCTTTTCGCGTGAAATTCCAACAACGAATCTTTACCCTCATCAGCATAAATCACAACATCACCTCCATGGCCACCCACAGGAAGAACAAGGGCCCCACCAAAATCCCTTTTCAGCAAGCTCTTCCTCCTCAGCTTCTCCTTCTCATGCTTCCCCTGCGGCGGCTTGCTGGGAGGTCTCTGGTTCGGCATGGCGAGGACCGCGCCGTGGCCTCCGTCGCCGGAACGAACGGTGATGATCACCTGATCAAAGTACTTGTGAGGTTCCTTGATTAAAGTATTGGGTTTTTGAGCAGAAGATAACTCCTTGGCTCTGGTGCTAATTCGGCAGCTTACTGATAAGAATCTGACATTTTTGGACTTGTTCGAGTCCTGCTCACACCTACATGTAAAACACCATCGAAATTACTGTCTGCTTAGTTGCTGCATTTAAGCGTTTAGTACCGGGGGAGAAGATTTTACAGATTTGTCGGGAAACCCTAATGTTCAGAGGTTACCTTTGGGGGAAAACGGTGCCGTAGAAGGAGGATTTGTGGCGGAAGAGGTAGGAAGTTGACGGTGGCGGGGAGATGAGAGACGCCATATCCGAATGGAGAAGCAGCTCGAGTGAGGGAGGGAGCGAGGGAGACAAACGGTCCAACGGACGAAGCCGAGGGCTGGCGGGACTTATAGTTTCTAACCCCAGTCCATTACTGCTTTATGGTATTTCAAAGCCCAAATAAATGGCGCGACTATTCTTTTGCaactttttaacttttaagcCCAAATAGATGCATTCCACTTTCAATTGGTTATGAGTTTCCCAATTTTCGACACGTGTTTGTTACTCTATAGTACGATTTAGTGActttttcttttacttatatATAAGAGATCTGAGATTAAAATCTTTTGACGTTTTCTACACGTATTAAATTTTCATTTAGCATTGTGGTCTGAAGAcattttcttcacttataagatCTTAAATTTGAATTCCTAAAATGACGAGTTCGATAATAATGATATATATCATCATCGCTAACGGAAAAATGTGACAAATTTGACGAAGAAAGCAATCGAAATAAGAACATTAATTCATGTGGCTTTAGGGTTAAACCTCGAATCAATTTGAACCCAATAATCAAACAACTTCACTCGAGGAAGAGCTAACTGGATTTTACAAGTGCTCTACTCAAAATCTGACATTGTAATTTACAGATAGATTACACAAGTTTGCAAGTCTTAAAATAAGCACCATAACATATGCAAGCCTTGCATTAATGCCTAAGCGAAAACCAATTGGCACATACCCCATCCGAGTTTTCTACGTTCATCCCCTTCGATTACTACTTTCTATACATGAAATAATGTATGACACCAAACCCACATGTGCCGACGTGGTCGGAAGCAAACTAGGCAAACTGTAGTATATGAGAATTCAACAACCGCCAATCATCCCCATCCGGTGCTGCTCCAAAAGTTTCATCCATTTAGCTTCTAAGAAAATCATTCAGAGAAAATGGGGGGTTCCCATTCTGCAAAACCAAGTAGTAAGAGAGTGAGTAACGCAATCTTGCAACGCGCTACACATTTCACTTATCCTAGCAACTAATTAGTTGTTCATCCTTAGTATGTGCATATTGCTTTAACACGGATGTTTTTAGACCTCTGCAATCCCAACAAGAATATAGCACTTGGATATAGACCAAATAATCTAGtcagtttttaaaattttgggataAGCATGAAATTCTGCAAACCTAATGAAATTCCGATAGTGAAAATCGGGATTGAATTTACCCAAATTCAGCCTCGAGAActgacacaaaaataaaaattaactaaCTGCATGTTACCTTGGCATTATCTTCACTCATGCATTGTCTAACTACAGTGGTCTGTTGTATTAGCCTTTCCATTGCAGAATAATTGGGCAGGTTCGAATGCTCTGAGCCATGCAACACAATGAAACAAGACATTAATGACTGTTTCAAAGACATTTATAATCAAAGAAAATAAGTATATGAGATAGGCACGGTACAGTTATCTCTGCAAAGGATCGAAACATATATGATACACAGAAGTAAGGAGAAATTTGGGAAACAAACCAAGAACTGCTCGATTCAAACTATCTGCAACTTGCTGCCGATACTCAAAGCTAAGCAAATGAAACATAGGAGACTTCTCCGGTTCTTTATAAGCAAGCAGAGCCATGAAGTCCTGAAGCAATACCAAACTTTGAGTTTCATACCAACAggaataaacatacacaaaacATAAGCATATACTTATAAAGGAATATTTAGGAGTTTGAAGCATACTTCAAGCTTTGTGACGTATTTTTCCACCTTCCCAAAGGGGGTCAACTTGTTCTGGGCAAATTCCAAAGCTTCTGTGCTGCTAAAGaaataaagaattaaaatagCACGACAGGCACAACTAACAAGGTGTCATTGTAATTTTGCTCACCATTTTTTAGCGCAAACAAGTTCAACAAAGTGCAGGCTCAGAAGGTCAAAATGCAAGTCTTTGTTTTTCTCCACTAAGTCAGGTGCCAACTCTTCCGTCAGTTCAATCGCCTTAAGAGCTTCCCCTTCCACTGCACATTGAAAAATCCCTGAAGACAACAAAACATACATTTGGCATCGTCACTGATCAACCACTCCAATATTATCCCCAATAGCAATACAACAGCTTTCAATATGAAGGGTCCCTTTGGAAAAAAATCTTGGTTCTCCGGATTCCCGGGTGGTTTGGGTGTTTTAACCTTTAGAtcttgatttttgtattttcaaacAAAGATCTTACGAATAAAACACCCGGAGCACCGGATAAGCCAGAGTACCTTAGAAAGTCCCTCCATTTGGAGCTGCTTCTGTAAGAATCACTCCTGCTCATAGTACTTTTGCTGTACTTTCATGTATTATAAACACGTTCAAACTTCTATGCTTCTTAAAGAAGCTTCTCTAGAAAACGCTTTTGTAACCCAAAATCACTTTTTAAGTTCTTCTAACAACAATAATCAAAAGCGCTTTTAGTTGGTAGTACATGCTTTTGGAATCCTAAAAACCAATCCCCAACAGCCCGAACCATTCGATACAATGTGTTCAATCATTATATGATAGTAAAGTCGACATCATTGCAAACCTACTATTTCTTTTCTCCATATCCTCAACGCAGTCGGCAGGCTGCTTCGTCCCCGTCGAAGCAACAAACGACTCCACAGTTTCTTTATAGCAGTTATGCACAAGGTATGACAAAACAATATTGTGGATATCATTGTCATTGATAGCCTGCTAATAAAACATCAAATTAAAATCAACGAAATGCAGCAAGCCCTAATTACAAAATCAACGAGTCAATGGCTAAAATCAATGAAATTGAGCACTAATTAGATAATTATTGTACAATCCCAGGGATTTGAAGTGAAATAAGGTTGTGGAAATTGCAGTAATTGGAGAAAATAAGAACAGAAAACTGGAAACTTACAACATGATTGAAGTGACGAGGATCGACGTCCATGATTCGCCGCGTTCTGAAATCCTACAGTGCGGAATGAGGCTGAGGAACTGAGGCGGGTGCGGCTGAGGAACAGAGACGGTCCGACACAACGAACGATTGTACGTATCGGCTGGCGAATCCGAGTCAGTTCGAATCACTGGAGATAGTGATCCGATCTCTATCTGTAGTATTCACCGTGTCGTTAGGTTCTTGTACAGGTGCCTTTACGTGTCTTCTTTAAAATGTGGGGAAAACTTGTGTCGATCAGCCAATAATTGATGCCACGTCGTCGTTTAATTGCACTCACAAATAGAGAGAATGGTTCTAATTAAGCAAGAGGAATGCTATTCagtattcataccatgtttttatacttTATTTTCAGCTACATTAGGTGGTATTTGATGTGGATATCCAtaacatttgaattaatcagattttaaaatttaatacattatttaataaactaataattaagaaaaactaattaattaaatgatgattatagTACACGATGAGTTTTTCTCCTTCCtctccttgggttttgcaaatttttcaaatgatgtggttgtccacatcagatgccacctaaggtggta of the Pyrus communis chromosome 1, drPyrComm1.1, whole genome shotgun sequence genome contains:
- the LOC137746042 gene encoding uncharacterized protein isoform X2; its protein translation is MDVDPRHFNHVQAINDNDIHNIVLSYLVHNCYKETVESFVASTGTKQPADCVEDMEKRNRIFQCAVEGEALKAIELTEELAPDLVEKNKDLHFDLLSLHFVELVCAKKCTEALEFAQNKLTPFGKVEKYVTKLEDFMALLAYKEPEKSPMFHLLSFEYRQQVADSLNRAVLEHSNLPNYSAMERLIQQTTVVRQCMSEDNAKNGNPPFSLNDFLRS
- the LOC137746042 gene encoding uncharacterized protein isoform X4; the protein is MDVDPRHFNHVAINDNDIHNIVLSYLVHNCYKETVESFVASTGTKQPADCVEDMEKRNRIFQCAVEGEALKAIELTEELAPDLVEKNKDLHFDLLSLHFVELVCAKKCTEALEFAQNKLTPFGKVEKYVTKLEDFMALLAYKEPEKSPMFHLLSFEYRQQVADSLNRAVLEHSNLPNYSAMERLIQQTTVVRQCMSEDNAKNGNPPFSLNDFLRS
- the LOC137746042 gene encoding uncharacterized protein isoform X3, with product MDVDPRHFNHVAINDNDIHNIVLSYLVHNCYKETVESFVASTGTKQPADCVEDMEKRNRIFQCAVEGEALKAIELTEELAPDLVEKNKDLHFDLLSLHFVELVCAKKCSTEALEFAQNKLTPFGKVEKYVTKLEDFMALLAYKEPEKSPMFHLLSFEYRQQVADSLNRAVLEHSNLPNYSAMERLIQQTTVVRQCMSEDNAKNGNPPFSLNDFLRS
- the LOC137742273 gene encoding probable GTP-binding protein OBGC2, with product MASLISPPPSTSYLFRHKSSFYGTVFPQRCEQDSNKSKNVRFLSVSCRISTRAKELSSAQKPNTLIKEPHKYFDQVIITVRSGDGGHGAVLAMPNQRPPSKPPQGKHEKEKLRRKSLLKRDFGGALVLPVGGHGGDVVIYADEGKDSLLEFHAKSRFNAKRGGNVAAMGVLTSQLHDGLSAPALRIPVPPGTVVKRKRGTLLADLARPGDKILVARGGQGGISLVETPERSKKKVMALTTNVMRDDSDKVLAVGQPGEEVSLELILRVVADVGLVGLPNAGKSTLLAATTLARPDIADYPFTTLMPNLGRLDGDPSLGPGMYSSEATLADLPGLIEGAHLGKGLGRNFLRHLRRTRLLVHVVDAAAEDPVNDYRTVKEELRMYNPDYLERPYIVVLNKIDLPQAKDRLPSLTEEIMRLGCDTASSEPETSTAGAVKRPVPEGENADVSSSKAPTKDRKDKDIEDYPRPLAIVGVSVLKGIRVNEMLKAIRAGLRKCRGINEA
- the LOC137746042 gene encoding uncharacterized protein isoform X1, which encodes MDVDPRHFNHVQAINDNDIHNIVLSYLVHNCYKETVESFVASTGTKQPADCVEDMEKRNRIFQCAVEGEALKAIELTEELAPDLVEKNKDLHFDLLSLHFVELVCAKKCSTEALEFAQNKLTPFGKVEKYVTKLEDFMALLAYKEPEKSPMFHLLSFEYRQQVADSLNRAVLEHSNLPNYSAMERLIQQTTVVRQCMSEDNAKNGNPPFSLNDFLRS